One Lactobacillus crispatus DNA segment encodes these proteins:
- the dnaK gene encoding molecular chaperone DnaK, whose translation MSKVIGIDLGTTNSAVAVLEGKEPKIITNPEGNRTTPSVVAFKDGEIQVGEVAKRQAITNPNTIVSIKRHMGEADYKVKVGDKEYTPQEISAFILQYIKKFSEDYLGEEVKDAVITVPAYFNDAQRQATKDAGKIAGLNVQRIINEPTASALAFGLNKDQDEKVLVYDLGGGTFDVSVLQLGDGVFQVLSTNGDTHLGGDDFDHRIMDWLIKNFKDENGVDLSKDKMAMQRLKDAAEKAKKDLSGVSSTHISLPFISAGEAGPLHLEADLTRAKFDELTADLVEKTKVPFDNALKDAGLTVNDIDKVILNGGSTRIPAVQKAVKEWAGKEPDHSINPDEAVAMGAAIQGGVISGDVKDIVLLDVTPLSLGIETMGGVFTKLIDRNTTIPTSKSQIFSTAADNQPAVDVHVLQGERPMAADDKTLGRFELTDIPPAPRGVPQIQVTFDIDKNGIVNVSAKDMGTGKEQKITIKSSSGLSDEEIKRMQKDAEEHADEDKKRKEEADLRNEVDQLIFTTDKTLKDTKDKLSDSDRKPVEDALEALKKAQKDNNLDEMKEKKDALSKAAQDLAVKLYQQNGGAAGQAGPQAGPQGPQGGNSNNGNNGDAQDGEFHKVDPNK comes from the coding sequence ATGTCAAAAGTTATTGGGATTGACCTTGGGACTACTAACTCAGCAGTTGCAGTTCTTGAAGGTAAAGAACCAAAGATTATCACTAATCCAGAAGGTAACCGGACTACTCCTTCAGTAGTTGCATTTAAAGATGGTGAAATTCAAGTCGGTGAGGTAGCAAAGCGTCAAGCTATTACCAACCCTAATACCATTGTTTCAATTAAGCGTCACATGGGTGAAGCTGATTATAAGGTTAAAGTTGGTGATAAGGAATATACACCACAAGAAATTTCAGCATTTATTTTACAATATATTAAGAAATTCTCAGAAGATTACTTGGGTGAAGAAGTTAAGGATGCTGTTATTACTGTTCCTGCTTACTTCAATGATGCTCAACGCCAAGCTACTAAGGACGCTGGTAAGATTGCTGGTTTGAATGTGCAAAGAATTATTAACGAACCAACTGCTTCAGCATTAGCCTTCGGTTTAAATAAAGACCAAGATGAAAAAGTCTTAGTATACGACCTTGGTGGTGGTACTTTTGATGTTTCTGTATTGCAATTAGGTGATGGTGTCTTTCAAGTATTGTCAACTAATGGTGATACTCATCTTGGTGGTGATGACTTTGATCACCGTATCATGGATTGGTTAATTAAGAACTTTAAGGATGAAAATGGTGTTGATTTGTCGAAGGACAAGATGGCAATGCAACGCTTAAAGGATGCTGCAGAAAAAGCAAAGAAGGACTTGTCAGGTGTATCAAGTACTCATATCTCACTTCCATTCATTTCTGCTGGCGAAGCTGGTCCATTACACCTTGAAGCAGATTTAACTCGTGCTAAGTTTGATGAATTAACTGCTGACTTGGTAGAAAAGACTAAGGTACCATTTGACAATGCATTGAAGGATGCAGGTCTTACTGTTAATGACATTGACAAGGTTATTTTAAATGGTGGTTCTACTCGTATTCCAGCTGTTCAAAAGGCAGTTAAGGAATGGGCTGGTAAGGAACCTGACCATTCAATTAACCCTGATGAAGCTGTAGCTATGGGTGCAGCAATTCAAGGTGGTGTTATCTCAGGTGATGTTAAGGATATTGTTTTACTTGATGTTACCCCATTGTCACTTGGTATTGAGACCATGGGTGGTGTCTTCACTAAGTTAATCGACAGAAACACTACTATTCCAACTTCAAAGAGTCAAATCTTCTCAACTGCAGCAGATAATCAACCAGCTGTAGATGTTCACGTATTGCAAGGTGAACGTCCAATGGCTGCAGACGACAAGACTCTTGGCCGCTTTGAATTAACTGATATTCCACCAGCACCACGTGGTGTTCCTCAAATTCAAGTTACCTTCGATATCGATAAGAACGGTATTGTAAATGTATCTGCTAAGGATATGGGTACTGGCAAGGAACAAAAGATTACTATTAAGAGTTCATCCGGTTTATCAGATGAAGAAATTAAACGTATGCAAAAGGATGCTGAAGAACACGCTGATGAAGATAAGAAGCGTAAGGAAGAAGCAGACCTTAGAAACGAAGTAGATCAATTAATCTTTACTACAGATAAGACTTTGAAAGATACTAAGGATAAGCTCTCTGATAGCGATCGTAAGCCAGTTGAAGATGCTCTTGAAGCTTTGAAGAAAGCTCAAAAGGATAACAACTTGGATGAAATGAAAGAAAAGAAAGATGCTTTATCCAAGGCTGCTCAAGACTTAGCTGTTAAGTTGTATCAACAAAATGGTGGTGCTGCTGGTCAAGCTGGTCCACAAGCAGGTCCTCAAGGCCCACAAGGTGGTAATTCAAATAATGGCAACAACGGTGATGCCCAAGATGGTGAATTCCACAAAGTAGATCCAAATAAGTAA
- the dnaJ gene encoding molecular chaperone DnaJ, with product MAQEDYYKVLGVDRDASDQEISRAYRKLAKKYHPDLNHEPGAEEKYKQVNEAYEVLHDKQKRAQYDQFGSAGVNGQGGFGGGAGQGFGGAGFDTSGFGDFGDIFGDIFGQGRQQRVDPTAPQRGQDLDYQLTIDFMDAIKGKKTQVSYTRSETCETCGGNGCEKGTHPITCDKCHGTGYMTITQQSMLGMIRRQTTCDKCHGRGVIIEHPCKTCGGKGTVDRKNTIEVDIPAGIDNGQQLRYQGQGEAGINGGPYGDLYINYRIKPSKDFERRGQTIYTEVPISFAQATLGDEINVKTVHGDVKLTIPAGTQPNKKFTLRGQGVPYLRGNGNGNQITTVNIVIPKHINDKQKKDLTNFVHDGGGNITPQEKGFFERLKDKFNM from the coding sequence ATGGCACAAGAAGATTACTATAAAGTACTTGGCGTAGATCGTGACGCCAGTGATCAGGAAATAAGTAGGGCATATCGTAAATTAGCCAAAAAATATCACCCAGATTTAAACCATGAACCTGGAGCTGAAGAAAAGTATAAGCAGGTTAACGAAGCCTATGAGGTTTTGCACGATAAGCAAAAACGTGCGCAATATGATCAATTTGGTTCTGCTGGTGTAAATGGTCAAGGTGGCTTTGGTGGTGGAGCTGGTCAAGGCTTTGGCGGTGCCGGATTTGATACTTCTGGCTTTGGTGATTTTGGCGATATCTTTGGCGATATTTTTGGTCAAGGCCGTCAACAGAGGGTTGATCCAACTGCACCACAACGTGGCCAAGATTTGGATTATCAATTGACAATTGATTTTATGGATGCCATTAAGGGCAAAAAGACCCAGGTCAGCTATACTCGAAGCGAAACTTGTGAGACTTGTGGCGGTAATGGTTGTGAAAAAGGTACACATCCAATTACCTGTGATAAATGTCATGGAACTGGTTATATGACAATTACTCAACAATCAATGTTGGGCATGATCCGTCGTCAAACCACTTGTGACAAATGTCATGGTCGTGGTGTGATTATTGAGCATCCATGTAAAACCTGTGGCGGTAAAGGAACAGTTGACCGTAAGAATACTATTGAAGTGGATATTCCAGCGGGAATCGACAATGGTCAACAACTTAGATATCAAGGCCAAGGCGAAGCAGGTATAAATGGCGGACCATATGGTGATTTATATATTAACTATCGAATTAAACCATCTAAAGATTTTGAGCGTCGTGGCCAGACTATTTATACAGAAGTACCAATCTCATTTGCTCAGGCTACTTTAGGAGATGAAATTAACGTTAAGACTGTGCATGGTGATGTAAAGCTAACTATTCCAGCTGGTACGCAACCTAATAAGAAGTTTACTTTGCGTGGACAGGGTGTGCCATATCTTCGTGGTAATGGCAATGGTAATCAAATTACTACAGTTAATATTGTTATTCCAAAGCACATTAATGATAAGCAAAAGAAAGATTTGACCAACTTTGTTCATGATGGTGGTGGCAATATTACACCACAAGAAAAAGGATTTTTTGAACGCTTAAAAGATAAGTTTAATATGTAA
- the hrcA gene encoding heat-inducible transcriptional repressor HrcA — protein sequence MLTERQELILKTIITDFTQSHEPVGSKTVMKQLPIKVSSATIRNEMAVLEEQGLIEKTHSSSGRIPSSEGYRYYLDNLVEPLQLPESVYNTIGSQLDRPFHQVNEIVQEAARILSDLTNYTAFAEGPESHDVRVTGFRIVPLSQRQIMAILVTSDGNIQNQVYALPHNIHGEEIEKAVRMINDQLVGKSLNEINVSLLSELAKNELGGEHVTELLSLVEDVVKDAASEQMYVDGQINLLNNTSEHDVNDIRSLYELIDHNNLFTNLMDAKVDPKSGNYPVKVKLGSELPNDLLKNYSLLTAEYSVGSHGKGTIALLGPTNMPYSQMIGLLEYFRNELAKKLLDYYGKFQ from the coding sequence ATGTTGACCGAGCGTCAAGAGCTTATTTTAAAAACAATAATTACAGACTTTACACAAAGTCATGAGCCAGTAGGTTCAAAGACCGTAATGAAGCAGTTGCCAATTAAAGTTTCAAGTGCAACGATTAGAAATGAAATGGCCGTGTTGGAAGAGCAGGGGTTAATTGAAAAAACTCACTCTTCAAGTGGTCGAATTCCTTCAAGCGAGGGCTATCGTTATTATCTTGATAATTTAGTTGAGCCGTTGCAATTACCAGAGTCTGTTTATAATACAATAGGAAGTCAATTAGATCGACCTTTTCATCAAGTAAATGAAATTGTACAAGAAGCTGCACGAATTCTGTCAGATTTAACTAACTATACCGCATTTGCGGAAGGACCTGAGAGTCATGATGTTAGAGTCACAGGATTTAGAATTGTACCGCTGTCTCAACGACAGATTATGGCAATTTTGGTTACAAGTGATGGTAACATTCAAAATCAGGTATATGCTTTGCCACATAATATTCACGGCGAAGAAATTGAAAAGGCTGTCCGCATGATTAATGATCAGTTAGTCGGAAAGAGCCTAAATGAAATCAACGTTTCGTTGCTAAGTGAATTAGCTAAAAACGAATTAGGCGGCGAACATGTGACTGAATTGCTTAGTTTAGTTGAAGATGTCGTAAAAGATGCAGCTAGTGAGCAGATGTATGTGGATGGACAGATTAATTTGCTCAATAATACTTCTGAACATGATGTAAATGACATTCGTTCTTTGTACGAGTTGATTGATCATAATAATCTGTTCACTAATTTAATGGATGCAAAGGTGGATCCAAAGTCTGGAAATTATCCAGTAAAGGTAAAGTTGGGATCTGAATTACCCAATGATTTATTAAAAAATTATAGTTTGCTGACAGCTGAGTACAGCGTTGGCTCCCATGGTAAAGGAACTATTGCTTTACTTGGACCAACGAATATGCCATATTCACAAATGATTGGGTTGCTTGAATATTTTAGAAATGAACTAGCTAAAAAGTTGCTTGATTATTACGGCAAGTTTCAATAA
- the grpE gene encoding nucleotide exchange factor GrpE, with protein sequence MSKEEFPSEKNLEQKEKTSEPKAKKEADKGEEKKQEKNKQDQKLAKELADLKDKNKDLEDKYLRSEAEIQNMQNRYTKERAQLIKYESQSLAKDILPAMDNLERALSVEADDDVSKQLKKGVKMTLDALVKAMKDHGVVEIEADGVKFDPTLHQAVQTVAAENDDQKDHVVQVLQKGYQYKDRTLRPAMVVVAQ encoded by the coding sequence GTGAGTAAAGAAGAATTTCCAAGTGAAAAAAATCTAGAGCAAAAAGAAAAGACTTCTGAGCCTAAGGCTAAAAAAGAAGCCGATAAAGGTGAAGAAAAGAAGCAAGAAAAAAATAAACAAGATCAAAAATTAGCTAAAGAATTAGCTGATTTAAAAGATAAGAACAAGGATCTTGAAGATAAGTATTTGCGTAGTGAAGCAGAAATTCAAAATATGCAAAATCGCTACACTAAAGAACGTGCTCAATTAATTAAGTACGAATCTCAAAGCTTAGCGAAGGACATTTTGCCAGCAATGGACAATTTGGAAAGAGCCCTAAGCGTTGAGGCCGATGATGATGTGTCTAAGCAGTTAAAGAAGGGCGTGAAAATGACCCTGGATGCACTTGTGAAGGCAATGAAAGATCACGGTGTAGTTGAGATTGAGGCTGATGGCGTTAAATTTGATCCGACATTACATCAAGCTGTTCAAACAGTAGCAGCTGAGAATGATGATCAAAAAGATCACGTTGTTCAGGTTTTACAAAAAGGATATCAATATAAGGATAGAACACTAAGACCAGCAATGGTTGTAGTTGCTCAATAA
- a CDS encoding bis(5'-nucleosyl)-tetraphosphatase, with the protein MITEKSAGAIIWRKQKSQLEYLMIQSQPYKQFPSAWGFTKGHLEGTESNEDAAQREVYEEVGLNPKFDFTFHQVDTYHLTKNRQKEVTFFLAEFIEGQQIKLQESEIRQSAWLSYDEAQKCLAAQNYKEFSYKELQLILKKANSYLLNKTK; encoded by the coding sequence ATGATAACTGAAAAATCAGCCGGTGCTATCATCTGGCGCAAACAGAAATCACAACTAGAATATCTAATGATTCAAAGTCAACCTTATAAACAATTTCCAAGTGCTTGGGGATTTACTAAAGGACATTTAGAAGGAACAGAATCTAATGAGGACGCTGCACAAAGAGAAGTTTATGAGGAAGTGGGTCTTAACCCTAAATTTGACTTTACGTTTCATCAAGTTGATACATACCATTTAACAAAAAATCGCCAAAAAGAGGTTACTTTCTTTTTAGCAGAATTTATTGAAGGACAACAAATTAAACTACAAGAAAGCGAAATTCGTCAAAGTGCCTGGTTAAGTTATGATGAAGCTCAAAAATGTCTGGCTGCACAAAATTACAAAGAATTCAGCTACAAAGAACTTCAATTAATCTTAAAAAAAGCAAACAGTTATCTTCTAAACAAAACAAAATAA
- the ribF gene encoding riboflavin biosynthesis protein RibF — protein MKELAVKIVHLTYPVKENILSTRIVLALGFFDGVHLGHQRLINQAKEIALQKKLSLVVLTFDRHPKEVYESKRDFKYLETLEEKANKMAELGVDYLAVLPFTKNFSQISAQEFVDNVIVRLNADTVVAGFDYTYGPKNIANMANLPQFSKGRFNIVVMPKQTFNGRKIGSTEIRQAIKDGQMELATELMGHHYVMSGIIGHGKRNGHKLGYPTANLIWADHKVIPKIGVYATKTKVNGKWYNSMTSVGYNVTINQDKKIYIESNIFDFNEDIYGKPMKIKWYKYTRGEKKFAGLPELKEQLERDEQEIRAYFKQKG, from the coding sequence ATGAAGGAATTAGCTGTGAAAATCGTTCATTTAACATATCCTGTTAAGGAAAATATTTTATCTACTAGAATTGTGCTTGCCCTTGGCTTTTTTGATGGGGTTCATTTGGGACATCAGCGCTTAATTAATCAGGCTAAAGAAATTGCATTACAGAAGAAATTGTCATTAGTTGTGTTGACCTTTGATCGACATCCTAAGGAAGTTTATGAGTCGAAACGAGATTTTAAATACTTAGAAACTTTGGAAGAAAAAGCTAACAAAATGGCGGAATTAGGAGTAGATTATTTGGCTGTTTTACCATTTACTAAAAATTTCAGTCAAATTTCTGCACAAGAATTTGTCGATAATGTAATTGTCAGATTAAATGCTGATACCGTTGTTGCTGGCTTTGATTACACTTATGGTCCTAAGAATATTGCAAATATGGCTAATTTACCCCAATTTTCCAAAGGGCGTTTTAATATTGTAGTGATGCCAAAGCAAACTTTTAACGGTAGAAAAATTGGCTCAACTGAAATTCGTCAAGCAATTAAGGATGGTCAGATGGAATTAGCCACTGAATTAATGGGGCACCATTATGTAATGAGTGGTATCATTGGGCATGGTAAACGAAATGGTCATAAGCTAGGCTATCCAACAGCTAATTTGATTTGGGCAGACCATAAGGTGATTCCTAAAATTGGAGTTTATGCTACCAAGACTAAAGTAAATGGTAAGTGGTATAACTCCATGACTAGCGTTGGCTATAATGTAACCATTAATCAGGACAAGAAGATATATATTGAATCTAATATTTTTGATTTTAATGAAGATATCTATGGTAAGCCAATGAAGATCAAATGGTATAAATATACCAGAGGTGAGAAAAAATTTGCCGGATTACCTGAACTGAAAGAGCAACTTGAACGAGATGAGCAAGAAATTAGGGCTTATTTTAAGCAAAAGGGTTAA